GAAGCCTTTTATCAGACGAAATTTTAAAAATGGCGAACGGTAGTTTTCAAAATGGGGAAATCGACTTTTATCAATACATACAAAGTCTGGAAAGCGCCTACGACGTAAAACTAGAATATCTAAATAAACTCAAAGAATATAATTCCACGGTAATTGCCATCAATTACTTAACCTTATAAACATTAGACCATGAAATCATATATATATTATTTTCTAACATTGGCGCTTCTAGCGGGCGTCACAGGATGTGGTGAAAAAAGCAGTACCAACGAAACTTCAGCAGCATCTGAAACATCCTCTTTTATAGAAGTAACCCAGGCACAATATGACCAACTTGGTATGGAAATGGGCCCTATAGAAGAAAAATCCTTTCCTATCAAGGTAAGTGTCAACGGTATGATAGACGTACCGCCAGAAAATAGGGCTGTAGTAACGGCGACCATGGGGGGATATATTAGAACGACTCCCTTTTTGATCGGAGACAAAGTGAGCAAGGGACAGACTTTGGTGACCTTGGAAAATCCGGAATTCGTGAACCTTCAACAACAGTATTTGGAGGTAAACGAGCAACTTACCTTTTTAAAGGCAGAGTATGAAAGACACAAAATTATGTCCGATGAAAATATTACCTCTCAAAAGAATTTTTTGAAATCGGAGAGTGATTATAAATCCGCCGTAGCCCGGCATACCGGCTTGGAAAAGCAATTGACCATGCTCAACATCTCACCGGAACAGGTGAAAAATGGCACCATTGTGTCTTCGGTTTCCATTAAAGCGCCTATTTCCGGCAGTGTTACCAAAGTAAATGTTTCCAGGGGCGCGTATGTTTCGCCGGCGTCCTCCATTATGGAAATCATCAATAATGATCATGTGCATTTGGAACTATCAGTTTTTGAAAAGGATATCATGAAAGTGAAAAAAGGTCAAAGGATTACCTTTAAGATACCGGAAGCCTCCGGCGATATTTTTAATGCGGAAGTACATTTGGTAGGCACTTCCATTGATGAAAATAGAACTATCAAAGTACATGGGCATTTGGAGGATGAGGACAAGGAAAATTTCCTAACTGGAATGTTCGTGGAAGCCCAGATCATTACAGATGATATCCAGGCAAGGGCTTTACCTAGCGAGGCAATCGTAACTATTGACGATACGGCCAATGTACTGGTTCTCGAAAAAAAGGAGGGGGATACATATTATTTTTCACAAAAAGAAGTTACCATAAAAGAAGAACATGACGGTTTTTCTATCCTACAGGAAACGGAAAGCTTTGCACCAAAATCACAATTTTTGACCAAAGGAACCTATAACCTGATCGGGGTGTAATTTTTTAAGGTAGAAATTGAAAGTTTTTGGAATAATTATTGACTAAGGCATAAACAAAAAGAGTAATGAATAGTAAGATAAACTTGTTGTCCATAGTTTTCCTTTTGGGAATGGCCACCACATTTGCCCAAGAATGGCATAAAGATTTTAAGGAAGCACAGCAGATTGCAAAAAACGGGAATAAGCCGATTATCTTGGTTTTCCAAGGTTCGGATTGGTGCGCTCCTTGTATTAAATTGGACCGGGAAGTTTGGAGCACGGAGGAATTTAAATCCTATGCCAAGGACCATTATGTCATGTTACAGGCAGACTTTCCCAGAAAGAAGCAGAATGCCCTGCCGAAAGAACAAGCTGAGGCAAATGCCAAACTTGCTGAAAAATACAATAAAAACGGCATCTTTCCATTTGTGGTCGTTCTGGACGAACAGGGAAAGGTGAAGGGTGAGACCAGTTACAAAAAGATGAATCCCAAGGAATACATGCAGCTTTTGGATTCCTTTACCGAATAATTTGAAGAAGTACATATTCATAGGGGCCTTGATGATGTCCACCGTGATTTTTTCACAGCGGAACTATCAACGCACCCTTAAATTGATGGGAAGTAGGTTTGACCTTACGGTCGTTGCTAATGATTCCACCACTGCGAATACCTATATGGATTTGGCAGTCGATGAGATTACCCGCATCGAAAAGCTGATATCTTCCTGGGACCCTAATTCCAGAACATCGGAAATAAACAAAAATGCAGGTATCAAACCTGTAAAGGTGGAATCTGAGTTGTATGAATTGATCAAAAGGGCCATCGGTATATCCAAATTAACGGATGGCGCCTTTGATATCAGTTATGCCTCTATGGACCGCATCTGGAAATTCGATGGAAGTATGAAAACAATGCCTTCCGAAGAGGAATTAAAATCCTCCGTTGCCAAGGTGGGTTTTCAGAATATTGTTCTAGATCCGGTGGAGCAAACCGTTTTTCTAAAACTTCCCGGAATGAAAATAGGTTTTGGGGCCATAGGTAAGGGGTATGCCGCGGATAAAGCGAAACAACTGTTGATGGATAAAGGGGTTCCCGCAGGGATTATAAATGCCTCAGGGGATATGAATACCTGGGGGAAACAAACCAATGGAGAATCCTGGAAGGTTGCCATTACCAATCCCATGAATAAAAACAAGGTCTTTGCTTTGTTGCCCATTACAGACGGTGCCGTGGTTACCTCCGGAGACTATGAACGCTATGTTACCTTTAACGGCAAACGCTATGCCCATATCATCGATCCCAGAACGGGTTATCCATCAACGGGAATCATAAGCGTAACCGTTTTTGCGCCCAAAGCGGAATTGGCAGATGCCTTGGCCACCTCCGTTTTTGTTATGGGAAAGGAGATTGGATTGGATAGAATCAATCAACTACCCAAAGTGGAATGTATCATCATCGATGAAAAAGGAAACATTTCAAAATCCGATAATATTGAAATAGACAAACTATGATAAAAAGATTGCTAGTATTGGCCATCATGGCCATTTCCTTTGGCAGCTGTACGGTGCTTAAGGAGTACGAGAAGGTAAACATCAACGACCCGGATATGATCTTGGCCGAAAAACCTTGTGACCGAAACGTCACGACCATGCATTCCTACCGGGAAGCCGCCGCCGGCGCCAACGGCGGAAAAACCGGCGGAGGCTGTGGCTGCAACTAACCTATTGAAAATAAGCACTTGTCCATGACATTTTTTAGAAACTATTTTGTCCTATTCTTGGGATTACTCGGAAGTATCGCTTTTGCCCAAGACGACCAAAACGATACCCAATATAAAAAAAGAGTATTGGAAACAACGGAGGTAGACTTCCTTACCAGCTACTACTCACAAGATGGCGACAACGCTGCCGTAAGTGGGGGTATCGGTACAGAAAAACTTACGGATGCCACGGGAACTTTTGTGGTATCCATTCCTTTAAACGATGATGATGTACTCACCATAGATGCAGGGGTTTCTGCGTATACATCGGCATCGTCCAGTAACATAAATCCATTTGACGGAGGTCGGCGTGCGGATCCATTCGTGGCAAGTTCCGGTGCCTCAAGTGGGGACACATGGGTAAATCTTACGGGGTCCTATACACATAGTTCTGATGATCGTAACAACATCGTTTCAGGGAAACTTTCGGTTTCCTCGGAATATGATTATTTCTCATTGGGATTCGGCGGAAGCTATTCTAGACTTTTTAACGAAAAGAACACGGAAGTAAGCGTAAAGGCCAATGTATACCTTGATTCCTGGAATACCATTTATCCCTATGAATTAAGGGCTTTTGGAGCCAATGGCATTGGCTTCTTTAGACCTACGGAGATTACGGGTAATGTCAACTACAATCCCAATTTTACCGAATTTGACAAGACAAATAGAAATTCCTATTCTTTAGGGCTGGGCTTTTCGCAAATCCTACATAGGAACCTCCAAGGCTCATTGGCCTTTGATGTGATTCAACAGCAGGGCTTATTGTCCACCCCGTTCCAGCGGGTCTATTTTAGCGATGTGGCCGATTCCTTTATAGAAGATTTTCAGTTGGCCGACGATGTGGAAAGACTTCCCGATAGCCGTACCAAAATTGCTTTGGGCGGAAGATTGAACTGGTTCGTAAACGAATTGATAACGGTGCGCACGTTTTACCGATACTATTTTGACGATTGGGGTATCAATTCCCACACGGCCAGCGTAGAGGTTCCCATAAAGATTTCGGATAAATTCACCCTTTACCCGTCCTATCGTTTTTACAATCAAACGGCAGCCGATTATTTTGGAGGCTATGAAACCCATCTATCGACCCTGGAATTTTATACTTCGGATTATGATCTGTCTGAATACAACGCAAACCAACTGGGCTTTGGGGCTTCGTACACCGACATTTTTACCCAACTGAACATTTGGGAATTTGGTTTAAAGAGTATCGACCTGAAATTTTATAAGTACGACCGGGATACAACCTTTAGCTCCAGCATCATAACAGCTGGATTTAAGTTTGTTATGGATTAATCCTAAACCATTTTAGGGGTTAGATTGACAGATTTCCGGCCAGTTGTTTTAAAACAATTTCGGATAGCTTTGCCTGAAACTTGGCATTGCTGAAGCGAACCTTGGCATTGATATAGTTCAATTGGGCCGTCCTAAATTCGATGGTGGGGATAATCCCGATTCGGTACTTTTCCACTGTGATGTCCAAATTCTCCTTGGCAATGGCCTCATTGTTACCCTCAAGCTCAATCAAACTTACATTGGTAAGATACGTCTGGTAGGTAGTTCCCAGTGTCGCCAATAAATCCTGTTCCTGTTGCGCAATAGCTACTTCTGAATTTTCGATTTCCAGTTTGCCAATTTTTTCATCCCTATGCTGATTAAAACCATCAAATAGATTCAACGTAGCTCCAAAGCCGTAACTGAATCCCCTTGAATTAGAGGCAGTGGTGAACCCTAAACTGGATTGGGATTCACTGAAGTTATATCCCGTTGACGCTGTAATAGTGGGAAATCGGGCCGCCCTGATTTGCTTTAATTCCAATTCTGAAATCCTTTTGCTGATCTGTGAGGCCAAGAGTTGGGGGTTTTCCTTTAAAACTTGGGTCTGCAGGTCGTCCAACAATAGGGACTCGTCCACAAAAATTTCCGGGGCCACCTCAAAATCGGTAGTAAGATCACGGGCCAATTGTTGGTTCAGTTGAATCTTGGTATTGGCAAACAACTCCTTCTGCCGCTGCATAAGCGTTTCGTCCGTATTGAGATCTACCTGTGCGTTCAATACTTCCAACTTGGAGGCCTTTCCTATGGTAAATCGATTCCGAGCCAATTCAACGCGCTGCTTGGAAATAAGTATCGTACTGTCCAAAGCCGATAGCTGTTGGCGTTGTTGTACCAAGTCATAATAGGTAATCATCACCTCCCCTACCGTAGACAATATGACCTGTTTCAGTTCCGCATCCCCCAATTTCCTGTTTTCCTTCAATTGTTCATAATTCGCGAACATCCTAAGCCCATCAAAAAGGGTCCAATCCAAGGCTACGCCATAGTTAAGGCTATTGTTTATAGCGTTGTCCTGCTCCTGTACGGTACCGTCGAGTCGGGTCTGTGATAGATATACCCTCCTATTGTTATCCGTAACATTGGCCTGCACGGAAGGTAGCATACCCGCATACCCCGGACTTACACCGTATTCATCGATTTTCAGTTCATTCTTGGCCGTAAGGATCTGGAAATTATTTTCTAGGGCCAATTTAACCGCTTCATCGACATTGAGCACTTCTTGTGCGGATATCAAAAAAATGTTCAATACAACAAATAGGGAACTTAAGGGAATTCTGTATGGCATTTTAATACGTTTCTAATACTTTGAACTCGGGTCGCTCTACCCTTTCTTTGGACCATAAATAATATAGCGCCGGAATCACAAAAAGGGTCAAGACCAACGAAAACATTGTTCCTCCAATGATAACCACCCCCATACCGATTCTACTTGTAGAGGCCGCACCCAATGACAATGCGATGGGCAATGCCCCAAGGGCGATGGTTAAACTGGTCATTAAAATAGGTCTTAACCTGGATATTGAAGCTTTAAAAATAGCTTCCTGTTTAGGCATACCCTGTTCCCGAAGCTGGTTAGCAAACTCTACAATCAATATCCCGTTTTTGGTAACCAATCCTATCAGCATGATGGTCCCAATTTGACTGAATATATTCCAAGACTGACCGAACAGCCATAGCGAAAACATAGCTCCTGCTACCGCCATGGGCACGGTAAGTATAATAATGAAAGGATCTATAAAACTTTCGAATTGCGCGGCCAAAATCAGAAAAATAAGCAATAAGGCCAGTCCAAATGCAAATAGCGTATTGGAACTACTCTCCACAAAATCCCTAGACTCCCCGCCCAAATCGGTTGTAAAGGTTTCATCCAAAACTTTGTCCTTTATCGCTTCCATGGCCTCGATACCGTCATTGATAGTTTTACCGGGTGCCAGATTCGCAGAAACTGTGGCCGACATGTATCGGTTGTTATGGTACAATTGTGGTGGACTACTATGCTCTACGGTTTCCACCAAATTGTCCAACTGAATCAATAAGCCAGCGTCGTTCTTTACGAAAATAGACGTCAAATCCACGGGCGCATCCCTATCTTTTTTGTCAAACTGACCAATGACCTGATACTGTTTACCGTTCATTAAAAAGTATCCAAAGCGTTGTCCACTCAAGGACAATTGCAAGGTCTGGGCGACATCCCGTACCGAAACCCCAAGACTTTCGGCC
This window of the Maribacter cobaltidurans genome carries:
- a CDS encoding efflux RND transporter periplasmic adaptor subunit, which encodes MKSYIYYFLTLALLAGVTGCGEKSSTNETSAASETSSFIEVTQAQYDQLGMEMGPIEEKSFPIKVSVNGMIDVPPENRAVVTATMGGYIRTTPFLIGDKVSKGQTLVTLENPEFVNLQQQYLEVNEQLTFLKAEYERHKIMSDENITSQKNFLKSESDYKSAVARHTGLEKQLTMLNISPEQVKNGTIVSSVSIKAPISGSVTKVNVSRGAYVSPASSIMEIINNDHVHLELSVFEKDIMKVKKGQRITFKIPEASGDIFNAEVHLVGTSIDENRTIKVHGHLEDEDKENFLTGMFVEAQIITDDIQARALPSEAIVTIDDTANVLVLEKKEGDTYYFSQKEVTIKEEHDGFSILQETESFAPKSQFLTKGTYNLIGV
- a CDS encoding thioredoxin family protein, producing the protein MNSKINLLSIVFLLGMATTFAQEWHKDFKEAQQIAKNGNKPIILVFQGSDWCAPCIKLDREVWSTEEFKSYAKDHYVMLQADFPRKKQNALPKEQAEANAKLAEKYNKNGIFPFVVVLDEQGKVKGETSYKKMNPKEYMQLLDSFTE
- a CDS encoding FAD:protein FMN transferase, producing MKKYIFIGALMMSTVIFSQRNYQRTLKLMGSRFDLTVVANDSTTANTYMDLAVDEITRIEKLISSWDPNSRTSEINKNAGIKPVKVESELYELIKRAIGISKLTDGAFDISYASMDRIWKFDGSMKTMPSEEELKSSVAKVGFQNIVLDPVEQTVFLKLPGMKIGFGAIGKGYAADKAKQLLMDKGVPAGIINASGDMNTWGKQTNGESWKVAITNPMNKNKVFALLPITDGAVVTSGDYERYVTFNGKRYAHIIDPRTGYPSTGIISVTVFAPKAELADALATSVFVMGKEIGLDRINQLPKVECIIIDEKGNISKSDNIEIDKL
- a CDS encoding DUF4266 domain-containing protein, which gives rise to MIKRLLVLAIMAISFGSCTVLKEYEKVNINDPDMILAEKPCDRNVTTMHSYREAAAGANGGKTGGGCGCN
- a CDS encoding DUF3570 domain-containing protein → MTFFRNYFVLFLGLLGSIAFAQDDQNDTQYKKRVLETTEVDFLTSYYSQDGDNAAVSGGIGTEKLTDATGTFVVSIPLNDDDVLTIDAGVSAYTSASSSNINPFDGGRRADPFVASSGASSGDTWVNLTGSYTHSSDDRNNIVSGKLSVSSEYDYFSLGFGGSYSRLFNEKNTEVSVKANVYLDSWNTIYPYELRAFGANGIGFFRPTEITGNVNYNPNFTEFDKTNRNSYSLGLGFSQILHRNLQGSLAFDVIQQQGLLSTPFQRVYFSDVADSFIEDFQLADDVERLPDSRTKIALGGRLNWFVNELITVRTFYRYYFDDWGINSHTASVEVPIKISDKFTLYPSYRFYNQTAADYFGGYETHLSTLEFYTSDYDLSEYNANQLGFGASYTDIFTQLNIWEFGLKSIDLKFYKYDRDTTFSSSIITAGFKFVMD
- a CDS encoding TolC family protein, translating into MPYRIPLSSLFVVLNIFLISAQEVLNVDEAVKLALENNFQILTAKNELKIDEYGVSPGYAGMLPSVQANVTDNNRRVYLSQTRLDGTVQEQDNAINNSLNYGVALDWTLFDGLRMFANYEQLKENRKLGDAELKQVILSTVGEVMITYYDLVQQRQQLSALDSTILISKQRVELARNRFTIGKASKLEVLNAQVDLNTDETLMQRQKELFANTKIQLNQQLARDLTTDFEVAPEIFVDESLLLDDLQTQVLKENPQLLASQISKRISELELKQIRAARFPTITASTGYNFSESQSSLGFTTASNSRGFSYGFGATLNLFDGFNQHRDEKIGKLEIENSEVAIAQQEQDLLATLGTTYQTYLTNVSLIELEGNNEAIAKENLDITVEKYRIGIIPTIEFRTAQLNYINAKVRFSNAKFQAKLSEIVLKQLAGNLSI